Genomic segment of Thermoanaerobaculia bacterium:
CTCGGACCGCCCCGACAACGTGACGGAACCCGTCTCCAGAACGTAGGCGCGGTGGCTGTGCTTCAAGGCCGCGTTCGCGTTCTGCTCGACGAGGAGGACCGAGGCCCCTTCCCGGTTGATGTTCTCGATCGACTCGAAGATCGTGTGCACCAGGAGGGGCGCGAGCCCGAGCGACGGCTCGTCGAGGAGGAGCACGTCCGGGCGCGACATCAGGGCCCGCCCGATCGCGAGCATCTGCTGCTCCCCCCCGGAAAGCGTCCCGGCGCGCTGCCGCACCCGCTCCTTGAGTCGCGGGAAGACCGTGAAGACGCGATCGAGGTCCCCGTCGACCGCGTCGTCGCGCCGGGAATAGGCGCCGAGCTCGAGGTTTTCGCGGACGGTGAGATTCGCGAAGACCGCCCGGCCTTCCGGAACGAGAGTCATCCGGTCGCGAACGATGCGAAACGTCGGCTTCCCGCCGATCGGTTCGCCCCGGTAGAGCACGGCGCCGGACGCGGCGGGCACGAGCCCCATGATCGCCCGGAGCGTCGTCGACTTTCCGGCGCCGTTGGCGCCGATCAGCGTGACGATCTCGCCGCGGTCGAGCGTGAGCGAAACGCCGCGGAGGGCCTTCACCGCCCCGTAGTTCACCTCGAGGTCCCGGACTTCGAGGACGGTCTTCCCGTCCGGTGTCGAAAGGCCGAGCATCACGCCCCCCCCAGGTACGCTTCGATCGTGCGCGGATCCTTCTGGACCTCCGCGGGCGTCCCGAGGCAGATCGTCGAGCCGTAGTCGACGACGTGGACCTTCTCGCACACGCCCATCACGACCTTCATGTTGTGCTCGACGAGGAGGATCGCCATCTTGAACTCGTCGCGGATCCACCGGATCAGCGCCATCAGGTCCCGCGCCTCGTGGGGGTTCATTCCCGCGGCGGGCTCGTCGAGGCAGAGGATCTTCGGCCGCGTCGCCATCGCCCGCGCGATCTCGAGCCGGCGCTGACTCCCGTAGGGGAGATTCCGCGCCTTTTCCCCGGCGAAGCCGTCGAGCTTGAAGATGCGCAGGAGGTCGATCGCCTCCCGTTCGATGCGCGATTCCTCGCTGCGATGCACGGGACCGCGGGTCACGGCCGAAAGGATCGTCGCCCGCTGGCGTCCCGCGAAGGCCACCTTCACGTTGTCGAGCACCGAGAGCTCCGCGAAGAGGCGGATGTTCTGGAAGGTCCGGGCGATCCCGTACTCGGTGATCCGGAAGGGCTTCTCCCCCTGGATCCGCCGCCCGTCGAAGAGGATCTCGCCCGAGGTCGGCCGGTAGACGCCGGTGATCATGTTGAAGATCGTCGTTTTCCCCGCGCCGTTCGGCCCGATGAGCCCGTAGAGCGCGAGCGGCTCGATCACGAGGTCGAGGTCCTTGACGGCGGTCAGGCCGCCGAAACGCATCGTCACCCGGCGGAGATCGAGGAGCGCCACGTCAGGCCTCGATCGACGGCGCGGAGGGCTGGCGCGCCTCCCGCCGCTTCCGCCCGAAGAGCTCCCGGTGCCCCATGAGGCCCTGGGGCCGGAAGATCATGATGAGGATCAGGAGGAGCGAGAACGTCACCATCCGGTACTGCTCGAACGTCCGGAGCCCCTCGGTGAGCACGATGTAGAGCACCGCGCCGACGACCGACCCGGTGATCGAACCCATGCCGCCGAGCACGATCATGATGATGATCTCGATCGACTTCAGGAACGTGAACGAGTTCGTGTGGATGTACATCAGGTAATGCGCGAAGAGGCCTCCCGCCACCCCGGCCATCGCCGACGAGATCACGAACGAGATCACTTTCGACCGCGTCGTATGGACCCCCATCGCCTCCGCGGCGATCTCGTCCTCCCGCACCGCGAGCAGCGTCCGGCCGAAAGAGGAGTTGACGATCCGCGACACGACCACGACGGTCGCGATGGCGAAGAAATAGACCCATCCGAAATTCGAGTACTTCGGGATTCCGCCGAAGCCGCGCGCGCCGCCGACGGCGTCGATGTTCAGGATGAACACCCGGATGATCTCCCCGAACCCGAGCGTGACGATCGCCAGGTAGTCGCCGCG
This window contains:
- a CDS encoding ABC transporter ATP-binding protein, whose amino-acid sequence is MALLDLRRVTMRFGGLTAVKDLDLVIEPLALYGLIGPNGAGKTTIFNMITGVYRPTSGEILFDGRRIQGEKPFRITEYGIARTFQNIRLFAELSVLDNVKVAFAGRQRATILSAVTRGPVHRSEESRIEREAIDLLRIFKLDGFAGEKARNLPYGSQRRLEIARAMATRPKILCLDEPAAGMNPHEARDLMALIRWIRDEFKMAILLVEHNMKVVMGVCEKVHVVDYGSTICLGTPAEVQKDPRTIEAYLGGA
- a CDS encoding branched-chain amino acid ABC transporter permease: MIRRLAIFAAVVAALWAANALLTGDLVSGVMISPYVLQVITLAGINIILAVSLNLINGFTGQFSIGHAGFMAIGAYTSAFLSVSFGTALERAFVFLPVGPRRGAVLLLVLAGGAIAAAIAGFLVGVPSLRLRGDYLAIVTLGFGEIIRVFILNIDAVGGARGFGGIPKYSNFGWVYFFAIATVVVVSRIVNSSFGRTLLAVREDEIAAEAMGVHTTRSKVISFVISSAMAGVAGGLFAHYLMYIHTNSFTFLKSIEIIIMIVLGGMGSITGSVVGAVLYIVLTEGLRTFEQYRMVTFSLLLILIMIFRPQGLMGHRELFGRKRREARQPSAPSIEA
- a CDS encoding ABC transporter ATP-binding protein produces the protein MLGLSTPDGKTVLEVRDLEVNYGAVKALRGVSLTLDRGEIVTLIGANGAGKSTTLRAIMGLVPAASGAVLYRGEPIGGKPTFRIVRDRMTLVPEGRAVFANLTVRENLELGAYSRRDDAVDGDLDRVFTVFPRLKERVRQRAGTLSGGEQQMLAIGRALMSRPDVLLLDEPSLGLAPLLVHTIFESIENINREGASVLLVEQNANAALKHSHRAYVLETGSVTLSGRSEQIATDPRVKEAYLGE